The following DNA comes from Halalkaliarchaeum sp. AArc-CO.
CCCTTCGGCAGTCTTTTATATAGTGTCTCCATGTATCTCATCCATGGATCGCCAGCTATCGATCGTTTCTCCCCGGTTTGTCGTCCGCTATCTCAGGGTGATCTGGCGTGGCTGAAAACGAGCAGGAACTCGCCCGTGACCTCGGTTTCCTCGAGGCGTACACCCTCGGTCTGGGCACCATGATCGGGGCGGGGATCTTCGTATTGCCCGGAATCGTCGCCGGACGGGCAGGCCCGGCGAGCATGGTGTCGTTTGCGATCGCTGGCGTCGTCTCGCTTTTGGCCGCGCTGTCGCTGTCCGAACTGGCGACCGGGATGCCGAAAGCAGGTGGGAGTTACTACTACGTCAATCGTGCGCTCGGCGGATTTTTCGGCAGTATCGTCGGCTGGGGAATGTGGGTCGGGCTCATGTTCGCGACCGCGTTCTACATGCTCGGATTCGGACAGTATCTCGCCGGCCTTCACCCGTCGATTCCGATCGTCGCCTCGGCGCTCGTGATGGGGGCGATCCTCACGCTCGTCAACTACCGTGGAGTAAAAGAGACCGGATCGCTTCAGAACGTGATCGTCATCGCGCTGGTCGTGTTGATCATCGCGTTTATCGCCTTCGGCCTCGCGGCGCTCGACCCGTCGCTTTTGACGCCGTTCGCTCCCGAGGGGTGGAGTGCAGTGGGACTCACCGCCGGCACCGTCTTCGTGGCGTTCATCGGGTTCGAAGTGATCGCAACGTCGGCCGAGGAGATCAAGAACCCGGGTCGCAACCTCCCGCTGTCGATGATCGCCGCGGTCGTGACGCCCGCAATCCTGTACGTACTCGTGATGCTCGTCTCGACGGGCGTACTCCCGATTCCCGAACTCGAGGTTTCGACGATTCCTGTCGCGGACGTCGCCATGGTGTACGCCGGCGAGATCGGCTCGCTCGCGATGATCTTCGGGGCGGTGCTGGCAACCGTTTCTTCGGCGAACGCGTCGATCCTCTCGGCCGCACGGGTGAACTTCGCGATGGGCCGGGACAGAATCCTCACTGTCTGGCTCAACCAGGTCCACGAACGGTTCCGAACCCCGTATCGGGCGATCCTTGCGACCGGGATCGTCATCCTCCTGTTGATCGCAGGTCCCCTTCCGATCGACACGCTCGCGGACGTCGCCTCCTTCTCGTACCTGGTCGCGTACGCGCTGGTTCACGTCGCGGTGGTCGTCATGCGTCGGGCAGACCCCGCGACGTACGATCCGGATTTCCGCATCCCAGATCCCCTGTATCCCGCCGTGCCGATCGCCGGTGGGTTGGGGTGTCTCGCCGTCATGATTCAGATGCGACCACTCGTCCAGGGGATCGGTCTCGCGATCGTGGGCATCGGTGTCGGCTGGTACTTCCTGTACGTCCGCGAGCGAACCGAGACGGTCGGCCTCGTCGGCGAGGCGATAGCAACTGAACCGGCCGGTGGAGCCGGATCCGTCGGGGGGACCGGAAACGGAGACGGGGATGGGGACGTATACCGCGTCGTCGTTCCGGTCGCGAACCCGGACACCGAAGAGACGCTGATCCGGTATGCGGCCGCCAGCGCCCACGGACACGATGGGGAGGCCGAATTGATAGCAGTCAACGTGATCGAAGTGCCCCCCCAGACCTCTCCGGCCCAGATCGAACTCGAGGAGGAGCGCGTCGGGCGTCAGCAGGAACTGCTCGAAAGTGCCCGGGACACTGCCGACACGCTGTCGTTACCGCTGCAAACGCGAGCGATCGTCGGCCGGCACGCCGGCGACGCGATTCTCTCGATCATCCGCGAGGAAGAGGCCGACCACGTGTTGATGGGCTGGAGTCCAGACCATCGCCGACGGGACGCGGTGTTCGGATCCACGCTCGACACGGTCGTCGAACAGGCGCCGTGTGAGGTGTCGCTCGTGACGCGTCCGAGTATGCGTCCCGGTAACGTCGTCGCGCTCGCCGGACGTGGGCCGAACGCACCCGTGGCAGCAAGGCGGGCTGGCGAAATCCACCGTACGTTCGAAGATTCGTCGCTCACGCTCCTGAGCGTGCAGCAACCGCTCGCCGCGACTGACCAGTCCGAATCGGTGGGCTCCGGCGTGGACGGACCGGACGGTTCCGACGATGGTGAAACAAGCGATTCCGACGCCAGTGAAACGAGCGATTCCGACGACGGTGAACGGGAGGATCCCGAAACCGTCGGCAAAGAAACCATCGACGACGTCGCAGCCGCTGCGGGCCTCGACCCGGACGAGTACGAGTCGCGGGTAGTGGTCGACGAGAACGTCAGGGAGGCGCTGCTCGAAACGGTCGACGCGTACGACACCGTCGCCGTCGGAGCGACCGGGGAGAGCTTCGTCGCCCGGACGATGTACGGCACTATTCCACGCGACATCGTTTCACGTACCGACAACACGGTCGTGATCGCACGCGGGGGCGACGCACGGCCTCGTTCGCTCAAACGGGCAATCCTCGAGCGTCTCGTCGCCCTCCTGGAATCCGAACCGACGGAAAACCAATCGATGAACTCGTGACATGACGGTGAAAGTAGACTGGCGAGCAAGTGTCGCCCTGACTGGAACTGCGTTGAAGTACATCTCGTTTGCGATGTTCGTCCCCCTCGCCGTCGCCGTCGTCTATCGGGAGGACGTTCTGGTGTTCCTCGTCTCGCTTTCGATCGCACTCGGGATCGGACTGCTGCTGGAACGCGCCTCCGATCACACGGATCTGGGGCCTCGCGAGGCGCTGTTGTTCGTCACGCTCGTGTGGGGCGTCGTGTCGCTGGTCGGTGCCGTCCCGTACGTGCTGGCCGGCTACGGGACCGCCTCGACGCTGTCACATCCGATCAATGCGCTGTTCGAATCGGTGTCCGGATTCACGACCACCGGCGCGACCGTGATGGGGGAGATCTCCTTCGAGCAGCATTCACACGCACTGTTGCTGTGGCGACAGCTCACCCAGTGGCTCGGCGGAATGGGGATCATCGTACTGATGGTCGCGATCCTGCCCGAGCTGGCGGTCAACGGGGCACAGCTGGTCGACTCGGAGGCGCCGGGTCCAGAACTCCAGAAGCTGACGCCGCGCATTGCGGAAACCGCCCGGATCCTGTGGCTGTTTTACTTCGCGTTCACGCTGCTTTACGTGCTGCTGTTGCTCGTGTTACATTTCGTCGGATTCGCACCGAATATGGACGTGTACAACGCCGTGGCCCACGGCTTCACGACGCTGCCGACCGGAGGGTTCTCCCCGCAGGCCGACAGCATCGCCGCGTTCTCGCCTGCGGTGCAGTGGGTCGTGATTCCATTCATGCTCGTCGCAGGGACGAATTTCGCGCTGTTTTATTACGTCCTCCAGGGGGAGTACCGGTCGTTCTTCCGGAACCGGGAGTTCCAGGCGTACATCGGTGCCGTCGCCGGATTGATCGTCGTCCTCTGGGGACTGCTGTTCACCGGCGCAGCACCGACCCTCGAACTCGGCGGCACGACGGAAGGTGTTCTCGAGAACTCGCTGCGGCAGGCTGCATTCCAGATCGGCTCTCTCCTGAACTCGACAGGGTATGCAACCAGTGACTTCGCCCAGTGGGACGCGAGCGCCCAGATCGTGTTGTTGTTCGCGATGTTCATCGGCGGTTCGGCTGGGTCGACCGGGGGTGGAATCAAAGTCGTCCGGTGGCTCGTCGTCCTCAAGACGATCCGACGCGAGCTTTTCACCACTGCACACCCCGATGCGGTCAAGCCGGTCCGACTGGGGAGGTACGTCGTCGACGAGGACGTAATCAAAGCAATTTTCGCCTTTACGCTGTTGTATCTGGTTCTCTTCGCCGTCGCAGCCGTCGTGATCACGCTAGACGCCTCCCGTGTCGGGCTCGAACTTTCGGTTCTGGAGGCCGCAAGCGCAAGCCTTGCGACGATCGGGAACATCGGTCCGGGGTTCGGGCTGCTCGGCCCGTTCGGAAGCTATCTGGCGTTTCCCCCGACGAGCAAGCTACTGATGATCTTCCTGATGTGGATCGGCCGGCTCGAGATCATCCCCGTATTGGTGCTTTTCACCGGCGCGTTCTGGAAGCGGTAACGGAGTGGGGGATCCGTTGCCGACCCCGTTTTAAGTAACTCCGCGGCGTACCTTCAGTATGCACACGAACCGCTCGCTCGGGCTTCCGTCCGGTCGTGAGGCACTTCTCGCGGCGGGCTTCGTCGTCGGCGTCAACGCCCTCGGCGCGCTCCCCGCATTCCTTTTCGGCTCCGAAACCGGCTGGATCGACCGGCCGTGGTTCTATCCGCCGGAGATCCTGTTCCCGATCGTCTGGACGCTGCTTTTCACGCTACTCGGGCTTGCGCTGTACCGCGTCTGGAAACGCGGGATCGGACGCCGCGACGTGCGGGTCGCGTTCGGCGTCTTCGCCGCCCAGTTCTCACTCAACCTCCTGTGGACGCCGGTCTTTTTCGGCCTCCAGCGACCAGATCTGGGGCTGTTGGTGATCCTCGTGCTCTGGGTCGGAATCGTTGCCACAATTGTCGCCTTCGACCGCGTCGACCGGGTGGCTGCCGCGCTTGTCGTCCCGTATCTGCTGTGGGTGTCGTTCGCTGCGGTTCTCAATTACGCAATTTACGCCGCGTGACAGGCGGACACCATTGTGCTGGCGGGTGGAAGAGCGACACTTATCGGTCGTGGGTACAACGGGGAGTTATGAGCAAGATTACGCCCCCCGAACTCGACGACCGACTCTCAGCCGGTGAGAACCTGTTTTTGCTGGACATCCGCCCCCGAGACTCGTTTCGAAACGGAAGTATCGACGGGTCACATAACGTTCCGGTGTACGGTGACCTCCAGCGCGGAGACGAATCGTCGCTTCGAAGTCAACTGGACGAAATCCCCCGCGACGAGGACGTCGTCGTGATCTGCAAGGCCGGCATCGTCGCGAAGAAGGCGACCGCCATCCTGAACGAGGAGGGATGCGACGCCGCCACACTTCTGGGAGGGATGAGCGGTTGGAACGGCTACAAAAACGGAACGATCGGGTACAGATTGCGGTCGCTGCTGTGGCGGGCGACCGGTTGAGACGGCAAGTCAGGACCACGGTGAGTCGAGACCCCCGATGTACGGACCGCGGGCGAGAGCGTCCGAGCGTGTTCCCGTGGCTGTTGCCCTATTGATGTCGGGTTTGTGCCCGGTTTGCACGACAATTCTGCGCTTTTATTGAAAATGGCCCCCAGTAGTACGGCCCTCCGGTCACTGTCAACGCGTCTCAGACGAACGATTGAAATACCGCGTGCGTCTACCCGCCCCTATGAGCGGACAAGACCCTTTCGGTGCGATCCGCGAGTTCGAGCACGACGGGACCACCTACCGGATGGCGGACCTGACCGCGCTCGAGGACGCCGGACTGTGTGACCTGGAGAAACTGCCGGTCAGCATCCGGGTGTTGCTGGAGTCGGTGCTCCGCAACGTCGACGGCGAGGGAATCACCGAAGACGACGTCCGCAACGCCGCCGCCTGGGAGCCGGACGTCCCCGACGTCGAGGTGCCCTTCACGCCCTCCCGGGTCGTGCTACAGGACCTCACGGGCGTTCCGGCCGTGGTCGACCTCGCGGCGCTCAGGTCGGCCGCCGACCGCAACGGGGCGGACCCCTCGATCGTCGAGCCGGAGGTTCCGTGTGACCTGGTGATCGATCACAGCGTCCAGGTCGACTACTTCGGTTCCGAGGACGCCTACGAGAAGAACGTCGAACTCGAGTACGAGCGCAACGAGGAGCGCTACCGCGCGATCAAGTGGGCGCAGAACGCGTTCGACCGGTTCCAGGTCGTCCCGCCGGGCACGGGAATCGTCCACCAGGTGAACCTCGAACATCTCGGACAGGTCGTTCACGACCGCGAGCGCGACGGCGACCGGTGGCTCGTTCCCGACACCCTCGTGGGGACCGACAGTCACACCCCCATGATCGGTGGGATCGGTGTCGTCGGTTGGGGCGTCGGCGGCATCGAGGCCGAGGCCGCCATGCTCGGCCAGCCGATCACGATGAAGCTCCCGGAGGTCGTCGGCGTCCGGCTCACCGGCGAACTCCCGGAGGGCGCCACCGCGACGGACCTGGTGTTGCACATCACCGAACAGCTCCGCGAGGTCGGCGTCGTCGACCGGTTCGTCGAGTTCTTCGGTCCGGGCGTTTCGAGCCTCACCGTCGCCGACCGGGCGACCATCTCGAACATGGCCCCCGAGCAGGGCTCGACGATCAGCATGTTCCCGGTCGACGAGTCGACGCTCGATTACCTCGAGCTCACCGGACGGGATCCCGAACACGTCGAACTTGTCGAGGAGTACCTGAAGGCGCAGGGGCTGTTCGGCGAGCAGGAGCCCGAGTACACCGAGGTCGTCGAGTTCGACCTGGGGAGCGTCGAACCCAGTCTCGCCGGTCCCAAGCGCCCGCAGGACCGGGTCCCGATGGACGGAATGAAGACTCACTTCCGGGAGCTGGTCGCCGAGGAGGTCGCCGACGCGACGCCCGAGGACCCGGCCGACCTGGATCGGTGGTTCGACGACGGCGGCGACGGCGGCGCCCCCGAGACGGCTGCCGGAGGCGACGCACCCACGACGACCGCCGGGGGCGACGCCGCACAGATGCAAAAACCCTCGCCGACGTCGAAGTCGAACCTCGGCGAGAAGGTGTCGGTCGAACTCGAGGACGGCACCACAGCCGAGATCGGGCACGGAAGCGTCGTCGTCAGCGCGATCACCAGCTGTACAAACACCTCGAACCCGTCGGTGATGATCGCTGCCGGGCTGCTGGCGAAAAACGCCGTGGAGATGGGGCTCGAAGTGCCCGACTACGTCAAGACCAGCCTGGCGCCAGGGAGCCGCGTCGTCACGGAGTACCTCGAGGAGTCCGAGCTGCTCCCGTATCTCGAGGATCTGGGGTACCACGTCGTCGGGTACGGCTGTACGACCTGTATCGGCAACGCAGGCCCGCTGCCGGAATCGATCGAGGAGGCGATCGACGAACACGACCTCTGGACCACGAGCGTCCTCAGTGGCAACCGGAACTTCGAGGCGCGGATCCACCCGAAGATCAAAGCCAACTACCTGGCGAGCCCGCCCCTGGTGGTCGCGTACGGGCTGGCGGGACGGATGGACGTCGACCTCGAGGAGGAACCGATCGGCGTCGGCGACGACGGCGAACCCGTCTACCTCTCGGACGTCTGGCCGAGCCCGGAGGAGGTAAAAGAGGCAATCCACGACAACGTCGACTCCTCCATGTTCGAAGAGAAGTACGCGGAGGCGTTCGAAGGCGACGCCCGCTGGGAGGCGCTCGACGCGCCCACCGGCGACGTCTACGAGTGGGACGACGAGTCGACGTACATCCGGGAACCGCCGTTCTTCACGGACTTCCCGCTGGAAAAGCCCGGCGTGTCGAATATCGAGGACGCCCGGTGTCTCATGCTGCTGGGTGATACGGTCACCACCGACCACATCAGCCCGGCCGGTCCGTTCGGTCCCGACCTGCCGGCGGGGCAGTGGCTCATGGACCACGGCGTCGACCCCCACGAGTTCAACACCTACGGCTCCCGTCGGGGCAACCACGAAGTGATGATGCGCGGGACGTTCGCGAACGTCCGGATCGAAAACGAGATGCTCGACGGGACGGAGGGTGGCTACACGATCCACCATCCAACCGATGAAGAAACGACGGTCTTCGAGGCCAGCGAGCGCTACCGCGAGGAGGAGACGCCGCTCGTGGTGCTGTCGGGCGTGGAGTTCGGTACCGGATCCAGCCGCGACTGGGCCGCCAAAGGGACCGACCTGCTGGGGATCCGCGCGACCATCGCCGAGAGCTACGAACGGATCTACCGCGACAACCTGGTCGGCATGGGCGTGCTGCCGCTGCAGTTTTCGCCCGGCGACTCCTGGGAGTCGCTCGGGCTCGACGGTTCGGAGTACTTCCACATCCGCGGGCTCGACGACGGCCTGGAACCCAACGCCGAACTCACCGTCGTCGCCGAGAAAGAGGACGGCGAGACCGTCGAGTTCCCGGTAACCGCACAGGTCGGCACCCCCGCCGCGGTGACGTACGTCGAACACGGCGGCATCCTGCACTACGTGCTCCGGCGGCTGCTGACCGAGGAGAACTAGGCGGTTCGAGCGGTCTCGCCGGTCTGACATTCGTTTCGCGGAGACCGGCTATCGTTCGGGCTCGACGACAGATGCGTCTATGGCGGATTGCTTCCAGCAGTTAGTATGGGGGAGGATAGTATTTCGGAAGAGTACTATATTACGTTAAACCGCGGGTTTTGAAGACACGTTCCCGTTCGACCCATCCCGTGCGACGGAGTGCCGGCGTCCAAAAACACTTATCCCGCTCGTCCGGCTTCTGGATGACATGAGCGAGAGCGACGCCCAGGCAGACGTGACGGTCGTCCTTCCGGACGGATCACAGCTTTCCGTACCGGAGGGATCGACAGTCGAGGACGTCGCCTACGAGATCGGTCCGGGGCTGGGAAGGGACACAGTCGCGGGCGTCGTCGACGGCGAACTCGTGGACAAGGCCGCGGTCGTCCCCGACGGTGCCCGCCTCGAGATCGTCACCGACGACGCCGATGAGTACCTGCGGGTCCTCAGACACACGGCCGCCCACGTGTTCGCCCAGGCGCTCCAGCGGCTGTATCCGGAAGCGAAACTCGCGATCGGTCCCCCGACCGACGAGGGCTTCTACTACGACGTGACGAACGTCGACCTCGACGAGGACGACCTCGCAGAGATCGAAGAGGAGATGGAACGGATCGTCGAGGCCGACTACGAACTCCATCGCGACGAGCGCCCGCGCGAGGAGGCGATCCACGGCTACGAGGACAACCGGTTCAAACGCGAGATCCTCGAAGAGGAGGCTGCGGGCGAAGCGGTCGTCTCCTTTTACGTCCAGGACGACTGGGAGGATCTCTGTCGGGGGCCACACGTGGAGTCCACCGGCGAGGTCGGCGCGTTCGCCCTGTTGAACATCTCCTCGGCGTACTGGCGCGGCGACGAGGACAACGAGACGCTCACCCGCGTGTACGGCACGGCGTTCGAAACCGAGGACGACCTCGAGGAGTACCTCGAGCGACGCGAGGAGGCCAAAAAGCGGGACCACCGGAAGATCGGCCGGGAGATGGACCTGTTCTCGATCCCCACGGTGACGGGTCCCGGGCTCCCGCTGTATCACCCCAACGGGAAGACCGTGCTCCGGGAACTCGAGGAGTACGCCAACGAGCTCAACCGTGGGGCCGGCTACGAGGAGGTCGAGACGCCCCACGTCTTCAGGACGGAGCTGTGGAAGCAGTCCGGCCACTACGACAACTACCGGGACGACATGTTCCTCCTGGACGTAAACGAAGAGGAGTACGGTCTCAAGCCGATGAACTGTCCCGGTCACGCGACGATCTTCGACCAGAAGTCCTGGTCCTACCGGGAGCTTCCAATGCGGTACTTCGAGAACGGGAAGGTGTACCGGAAGGAGCAGCGCGGCGAGTTGTCCGGGCTCTCGCGAGTGTGGGCGTTCACGATCGACGACGGCCACCTGTTCGTCCGGCAAGACCAGATCGAGGCCGAGGTCCGGCAGGTCATGGATATGATCTTCGAGGTGATCGAGACGTTCGACCTCGAGGTCGAGGTGGCGCTTGCGACCCGGCCGGAGAAGTCGGTGGGAAGCGACGAAATCTGGGAGTCTGCGGAGTCACAGCTGCGGGAGGTGCTCGAAAACGACGGACACGATTACGACCTCGAACCCGGTGACGGCGCCTTCTACGGGCCGAAGATCGACTTCGCGTTCGAGGACGCGCTCGGCCGCAGCTGGGACGGGCCGACCGTTCAGCTGGACTTCAACATGCCCGAGCGGTTCGATCTCACCTACACGGGCGAGGACAACGAGGAGCACCGCCCGGTGATGATCCACCGGGCGCTGTACGGCAGCTACGAGCGCTTCTTCATGGTGCTGATCGAGCACTTCGACGGGAACTTCCCGCTGTGGCTGGCCCCCGAACAGGTTCGGATCCTCCCCGTGAGCGACGAGACGCTCGGCTACGCCCACCGCGTGAAAAACGATCTTTCGGAGGCCGGCTTCCGGGTCGACATCGAGGACCGCGACTGGACGGTCGGCCGGAAGATCCGGGCCGGCCACGACGACCGGCTCCCATATATGCTGGTCGTCGGTCCCGACGAGGAGGAGACCGGTACTGTCTCCGTACGGGACCGGTTCGAGCGTGAAAAAGCGGACGTCGAACTGGAGGCGTTCCTCGAACACCTCGAAAACGAACGCGAGGAGAAACGGACCGAACCGGACTTCCTCGCGTGAGCTAGTCGCCAGGTCGATTTGCCGGGGAGCGCGATCGGCGGGGACCGGATCGACGTCCCGGGGTCGTGATCGCCGTGCGTTCGTTCTGTGGACAGTTCAGGCGGGTTCGACGCGCCAGGTCGTCGCGCCGGTGTAGGACCACTTTTCGATCTGGAGGTCCGCGGCGGATTCGCTGAGCTTCACCATCAGCGCGCCGATCTCCTTCGGGGAGAGGTCGACATCGTCGGCGATGAACTTGCTCTTGAAGTAGAGTTCGCCGTCTTCGGCTCGCTTTCGGAGGTACGACCTGAGACGTTCCTCTTTCGACTCTTCAGTGGAGTCCGTCTCCGTCGTCACGTCGGTGGAGGGGGTTGCAGTCGCGCTCATTGTGACACCTCGTCCCTCCATTGTGCCGAGGGGGTGTTATAAAGGCAGGAACGTTAGGGGTGATTCAGCTCCTTTCAGGAGAGTGTTGCCGATAAACTGTGTCTGACGGACGTTTTACGAACTTTTTAAATCAGTCTAGAAGTTTTAAAACATGATCTGAGGCTTCAAGATGGGTTCCGATCGACGAGACGTTCGGTCCACGAATGAACGGTAGTTTCGACGCCGAAATCCGTTTTCGATCGGTGAGAATTCCGCTTTCGTCGGCGATACTCACTCGCGCTCGTGGAGCCAGAACTCTTCGCTTTCGGTCGATTCCTTCTTGAAGATCGGCACTTCTTCCTTCAACTGGTCGATCCCGTCTTCGACTGCCCGGAACGCCTGCTTTCGATGCCCCGCGAGGACGACGACGAAGACGATGTCCTCACCGGCCTCGATGACGCCCGAACGGTGGTGTAGCAACACTTCGAACACCTCATCCCGGGACTCCAGGCGCTTCCGGATGTCGTCCATCCGGTTTTCGGCGACGCCGTCGTACTTTTCGAAGACCAACCGTTCGGTCCGATCGTCGTCTGGGGAATCCGTAACCCGAACGCGGCCGGTGAAGGTTGCGATCGCACCCGACCGCTCCGCCATCGGCGAGGCTTTCGCCTCCGCCACGAGCTCCTCCAGGGTGACGTAGGGCTCGAAGCTGTCGATCCGCCCGGCGAGAGCCTCGAGATCTAGATCCTCCGGATTTATCGCCGTCTCCACGATATCACCGGCGATCTCCTCCTCGTTGGGCCCTTCACTGCCCGCGTCGGACCCCTCGTCAGTGTCGCCGGTCAGCCGAACCGTCGGCACCCGCAACCGGGTAAACCCGGCCGCGAGCACGTAGTCGTGGGTCGGCGCAAGCGTCTCGAGGAGGTCAGTGAACGTGCCGTCCGATCCGCTGACGCTCCAGGTTCCGTCTTCGGCCAGTGTTACCGTCGTCGATAGATCTGGGTTCGGCTCCGCCGTGGACGTGCTGGCTGCGAGTCCGCCGTCCGCGACGCCCGTGCCCTCTCCGGTTCCCGTTTCGCGTTCGGCTGCCCGCACCGTGGCGACCCGGCCTTCGAGACGCGTCGCGAGCGATCGCACGACGGCGTCGGCGCCCGGGCCGACGACGCTGAGTGGTTGCATACGTAGTTCCCGGGGTCGCGTGGATAAATGGCTTTCCGCCGTAGTTCCGGCCGACCGAGTCGGCGGCGCCGGACTCGACGGTCACACCGCCGCGGTTTCGACGCCCCGCAGGCGGGCCTCAGCCCGAACCCACACCACGATCGTGGCCGGGAGCAACAGGATCGCCGCGAGGTAGGCGTACAGCACCCCCAGCGCGATCAGGATCCCGAACTCCGCGATCAGAGGAATCAATGCGACGTACAGCACGCCGATTCCGGTGACGGTCGTGAGCATACTGCCGGTCAACGCACCGCCGGTTCCTCGAACTGTCACCAGCAGCGCCTCGTACACGTCGACGGCGGGATCACCGTCGAATTCGTCGACGAATCGATGCATGAAGTGGACGGTGTAATCCACCCCGAGACCGATCGAGACTGCGAGGATCGGCGCGTTGATCGGTGTCAAGGCGATGTCGAACAGCCGCATCGATCCCGCCAGCAGGGCGACAGTCACGACGACGGGAACGAGGTTGATGATTCCGTAGATCGCCCGTCCTTCGAGCAGCCGGTAGCTGATCGCGAGAAACGCCGCCGTCAGCCCGAACGCCACGAACAGGCTCACGATCGCCGACTCGGTGATCCGGTCGATCACCGCCTGGTTCACCACGATCTGTCCGGTCGGCGTCGCCTCCAGCGTCTGGAACCGTTCTGCGACCACCCACGCGTCGCGAGTGGCGTCCGTCGCGTCCGCTTCGGCGGTGAGCTGGAACTGGATCCGGGTCGCGCTCCGGTCGTCGGCGAGATACGTCCGTGCCTGGTCACCTCGCGGGGAATCCAGAAGCGACTCGAACACCCGGTCGACGTCGCGGTCCGGAACGCCGTTTCCGGTGGTGTCGGTCTGCCGGACGAGCGCGCCGAACTCGGGGTTCTCTTCGGCGTGTTGTCGAGTCACGGAGAGCACGCTGCTGGCGTCCGCCTCGCGCCGGTCGCCGGCGAACGCCGGCGGCGGATCCCGGGTCGCGCGGTCGATCTCTCTGAGGGTGGCGTCCGAACGCACCTCCGGCCCCTCGATGTACAAGGTCACGCTCCCGATGAATCCCTGATCGAAGTCGTCCTCGAGTATCGAGATCACCTCCAGGAACGAGTAGGTTCCCGGTTTGAACGGCTCGGGAAGCCGATCGTACTGTTCGATGCGCTCTTCGTTCGGGAAGAACACCTCCTGGGAGAACTCCGTGTCCACGCCGGTCCCGTACGCGCCTGCCGCGCCCCCGACCACGAGTGCGACCACGAGGACGCCGACGGCACCCACCCTGGCCAGGGAAACGCCCGCCGGAAGGATCGTCCCCAGGATCGATCCCTTCCGTCCGAGCGGTTTCGTTCCGAACTGGGGGAACCGCCGTCCCTCCCGGAGCCGGTCGAAAGCGACCTTCGCCGCCGGGAGGAACACGCCGAAGATGAGGAACGTGAAGGTGATACCCGCCGCAGCGACCAGCCCGAAGTCCCGCAGGCTCCCGAGCGGGCTCGTCAGGTTCGCCGCGAAACTGAACACGGTGGTGATCGCGACGATGAGAAACGCCACAGTCAGCTGGCTGGTAGTTAGTAGCATTGCGTCGTCGATCCCGGCGCCGTCGAGCCGTTCCTCGCGGTACCGGTTGATGATGTGGATCCCGAAGTCGATCCCCACCGCGAGCAACAGCGGGAATATCGTCACCATCGTGTCGCCGAACGGGATCCCGGCGTATCCCATGAAGCCGAACGTCCACACGAGCGTCATCACGAGTGCGGCGACCCCGACCCCGAGGTCGACGGGGTCCCGGTACGCGATCACGAGGAAGAAGACGATCAGCAGTATCGCTGCGGGAAAGACGACGATTGCGGTGTCGTTGAGCAGTTGCAGGATCTCGTCTTCCAGGAGCGCGTCCGCGAAGACGACGACGTTGTCGTTGATCGTGTAGCCGTCGACGGTTTCGAGGACGTCGATCGTTCGATACTGCAGCGCCGCCCGGTCGGACTGTCCGGCGCCGGCGGGCAGGTCGTAACTCACCTGCAGTTGTGCCGTCGACGCCGATCCCGTAG
Coding sequences within:
- a CDS encoding TspO/MBR family protein; protein product: MHTNRSLGLPSGREALLAAGFVVGVNALGALPAFLFGSETGWIDRPWFYPPEILFPIVWTLLFTLLGLALYRVWKRGIGRRDVRVAFGVFAAQFSLNLLWTPVFFGLQRPDLGLLVILVLWVGIVATIVAFDRVDRVAAALVVPYLLWVSFAAVLNYAIYAA
- a CDS encoding rhodanese-like domain-containing protein codes for the protein MSKITPPELDDRLSAGENLFLLDIRPRDSFRNGSIDGSHNVPVYGDLQRGDESSLRSQLDEIPRDEDVVVICKAGIVAKKATAILNEEGCDAATLLGGMSGWNGYKNGTIGYRLRSLLWRATG
- a CDS encoding TrkH family potassium uptake protein; this encodes MTVKVDWRASVALTGTALKYISFAMFVPLAVAVVYREDVLVFLVSLSIALGIGLLLERASDHTDLGPREALLFVTLVWGVVSLVGAVPYVLAGYGTASTLSHPINALFESVSGFTTTGATVMGEISFEQHSHALLLWRQLTQWLGGMGIIVLMVAILPELAVNGAQLVDSEAPGPELQKLTPRIAETARILWLFYFAFTLLYVLLLLVLHFVGFAPNMDVYNAVAHGFTTLPTGGFSPQADSIAAFSPAVQWVVIPFMLVAGTNFALFYYVLQGEYRSFFRNREFQAYIGAVAGLIVVLWGLLFTGAAPTLELGGTTEGVLENSLRQAAFQIGSLLNSTGYATSDFAQWDASAQIVLLFAMFIGGSAGSTGGGIKVVRWLVVLKTIRRELFTTAHPDAVKPVRLGRYVVDEDVIKAIFAFTLLYLVLFAVAAVVITLDASRVGLELSVLEAASASLATIGNIGPGFGLLGPFGSYLAFPPTSKLLMIFLMWIGRLEIIPVLVLFTGAFWKR
- a CDS encoding amino acid permease — protein: MAENEQELARDLGFLEAYTLGLGTMIGAGIFVLPGIVAGRAGPASMVSFAIAGVVSLLAALSLSELATGMPKAGGSYYYVNRALGGFFGSIVGWGMWVGLMFATAFYMLGFGQYLAGLHPSIPIVASALVMGAILTLVNYRGVKETGSLQNVIVIALVVLIIAFIAFGLAALDPSLLTPFAPEGWSAVGLTAGTVFVAFIGFEVIATSAEEIKNPGRNLPLSMIAAVVTPAILYVLVMLVSTGVLPIPELEVSTIPVADVAMVYAGEIGSLAMIFGAVLATVSSANASILSAARVNFAMGRDRILTVWLNQVHERFRTPYRAILATGIVILLLIAGPLPIDTLADVASFSYLVAYALVHVAVVVMRRADPATYDPDFRIPDPLYPAVPIAGGLGCLAVMIQMRPLVQGIGLAIVGIGVGWYFLYVRERTETVGLVGEAIATEPAGGAGSVGGTGNGDGDGDVYRVVVPVANPDTEETLIRYAAASAHGHDGEAELIAVNVIEVPPQTSPAQIELEEERVGRQQELLESARDTADTLSLPLQTRAIVGRHAGDAILSIIREEEADHVLMGWSPDHRRRDAVFGSTLDTVVEQAPCEVSLVTRPSMRPGNVVALAGRGPNAPVAARRAGEIHRTFEDSSLTLLSVQQPLAATDQSESVGSGVDGPDGSDDGETSDSDASETSDSDDGEREDPETVGKETIDDVAAAAGLDPDEYESRVVVDENVREALLETVDAYDTVAVGATGESFVARTMYGTIPRDIVSRTDNTVVIARGGDARPRSLKRAILERLVALLESEPTENQSMNS